In Helicobacter sp. 11S03491-1, a genomic segment contains:
- a CDS encoding LutB/LldF family L-lactate oxidation iron-sulfur protein, translating into MSAIEEQYESIIHEKIHDKQLRMNLKAGLNAIQKARKKFLKTKFKDWKALCKQGEEVKKKALGKLDILLKNFEENAGKNGMKIHWANDAKEANEIICKLAKQHQVTKILKGKSMASEEIHLNHYLKQNGITPIETDLGEFIVQLLEEPPVHILAPAAHKNRYEIGEIFKEKLHVPLESEPEKLNNIARNYLRKEFENFKMGISGVNFALAKEGVIWLVENEGNGRMCTTACDIHVAICGIEKVIENFEDASILASLLNASAVASPISTYANIISSPRKEGEKDGPKEVHVVLLNNNRSKMLGDSKTYTALSCIRCGACLNHCPVYDKIGGHAYLSVYSGPIGEVISSWIFNSKNYEYLSNLCSLCGRCSEVCPVDIPLADLIRDLRNTKVREALQDPKHAPSSYKKEFFIMREFAKAATSPKKWRFILRVLGVFRNFIPLACFFPPLKQWVRYRTPPIINSNIYKKMKNHKGIIYEH; encoded by the coding sequence ATGAGTGCCATAGAAGAACAATATGAATCTATTATTCATGAAAAAATTCATGACAAACAACTTAGAATGAATCTCAAAGCAGGACTTAATGCCATACAAAAAGCTCGAAAAAAATTCTTAAAAACTAAATTCAAAGACTGGAAAGCATTATGCAAACAAGGTGAAGAAGTCAAAAAGAAAGCCTTAGGCAAATTAGATATTTTACTCAAAAATTTTGAAGAAAATGCCGGTAAAAATGGTATGAAAATTCATTGGGCAAATGACGCCAAAGAAGCCAATGAAATCATCTGCAAATTGGCAAAACAACACCAAGTTACTAAGATTTTAAAAGGCAAATCCATGGCAAGTGAAGAAATTCACTTAAACCACTATCTCAAACAAAATGGAATCACTCCTATTGAAACAGATCTGGGGGAATTTATTGTCCAACTATTGGAAGAACCTCCTGTGCATATCCTAGCCCCTGCTGCTCACAAAAATCGTTACGAAATTGGAGAGATATTTAAAGAAAAATTACATGTTCCCTTAGAAAGCGAACCTGAAAAACTCAACAATATCGCTAGAAATTATCTGAGAAAGGAATTTGAAAACTTCAAAATGGGCATTAGCGGGGTAAATTTTGCACTCGCTAAAGAAGGGGTAATTTGGTTAGTCGAAAATGAAGGTAATGGACGGATGTGCACCACTGCTTGTGATATTCATGTAGCTATTTGTGGGATTGAAAAAGTCATTGAAAATTTTGAAGATGCAAGTATTCTGGCAAGTCTCTTAAATGCCTCTGCAGTTGCCAGTCCCATTAGCACTTATGCCAATATCATTTCTTCTCCCAGAAAAGAAGGAGAAAAAGATGGACCTAAAGAAGTCCATGTAGTTTTACTCAACAACAATCGTTCAAAAATGCTTGGAGATTCCAAAACATACACTGCTTTGAGTTGCATCCGCTGTGGTGCATGTCTCAATCATTGCCCGGTATATGACAAGATTGGGGGACATGCTTATTTAAGTGTTTATTCAGGTCCTATTGGCGAGGTTATCTCTTCTTGGATTTTTAATTCTAAAAACTATGAATATTTAAGTAATTTATGTTCTTTGTGTGGGCGTTGCTCTGAAGTATGTCCCGTGGATATACCCTTAGCAGATCTTATTCGCGATCTCAGAAATACCAAAGTTCGTGAAGCTCTCCAAGACCCAAAACATGCTCCTTCAAGTTACAAAAAAGAATTTTTTATTATGAGAGAATTTGCTAAAGCTGCCACTTCTCCAAAAAAGTGGCGATTCATTCTTAGGGTTTTAGGGGTTTTTAGAAATTTTATTCCTCTTGCATGTTTTTTTCCACCTCTAAAACAATGGGTCAGATACAGAACACCCCCCATTATCAATAGTAATATTTATAAAAAAATGAAAAACCATAAAGGAATCATTTATGAGCACTAA
- a CDS encoding succinyldiaminopimelate transaminase: MKFKPYSFWYLQQLIKDITPPHEVINLSIGEPQFQTPKIIQEAVSKHTEEFRYYPPSEATDYLSDALLGYIKYRYGLELKQSNIVHAFGTREALFNLPQFYLFDKPNPTIAYPNPGYMVYEGAALASKAKIIHMNLDKANHFKPHLSKEEMKEVNVVILNSPNNPTGVALNLEELKVWVKHALEYDFLLICDECYCEIYEKDPPASILEASFEVGNAGLKNIIAINSVSKRSCAPGLRSGYVAGNADFIADYNLYRAYAGFSIPLPLQRGAAAAWNDRKAADEIRQKFASNLKLARECFSEIGVNVEPYSFYLWLEVFDDLDFCKRLYQEESILVLPGTFLGSEGGGKGFIRIALVYESHIMQKALIKLKDFYLKYIQNFKKN; the protein is encoded by the coding sequence ATGAAATTTAAACCTTACTCATTTTGGTATCTTCAACAATTAATAAAAGATATCACGCCACCCCATGAAGTTATCAACCTAAGTATTGGAGAACCTCAATTCCAAACCCCAAAAATTATTCAAGAAGCTGTTTCAAAACATACTGAAGAATTTCGTTATTACCCTCCCTCTGAAGCTACAGATTATTTATCAGATGCTCTTTTGGGTTATATTAAATATCGCTATGGATTGGAGTTAAAGCAATCAAATATTGTCCATGCATTTGGAACCAGGGAAGCTTTGTTTAATTTACCTCAATTTTATCTTTTTGATAAGCCAAATCCCACTATAGCCTATCCTAATCCCGGTTATATGGTTTATGAAGGGGCGGCATTAGCCTCTAAAGCAAAGATTATTCATATGAATTTAGATAAAGCCAATCATTTCAAACCCCATCTTAGCAAAGAGGAAATGAAAGAAGTGAATGTTGTGATTTTGAATTCTCCTAATAATCCCACAGGAGTAGCCCTTAATCTTGAAGAATTGAAAGTCTGGGTAAAACATGCGCTGGAATATGATTTTTTACTTATTTGTGATGAGTGTTATTGTGAAATTTATGAAAAAGATCCGCCGGCTAGTATTTTGGAAGCTTCTTTTGAAGTAGGCAATGCCGGCTTGAAAAATATCATAGCTATTAATTCAGTCTCAAAGAGATCTTGTGCACCCGGGTTGCGAAGCGGTTATGTTGCAGGCAATGCAGATTTTATTGCCGATTATAATCTCTATAGAGCATATGCGGGATTTTCTATTCCTTTGCCCTTACAAAGAGGGGCAGCAGCTGCTTGGAATGATAGAAAAGCCGCAGATGAAATACGTCAAAAATTTGCTTCTAATTTAAAATTAGCAAGAGAGTGTTTTTCAGAAATTGGAGTTAATGTAGAGCCTTATAGTTTTTATTTGTGGTTGGAGGTTTTTGATGATTTGGATTTTTGCAAAAGGCTTTATCAAGAAGAAAGTATCCTTGTTTTGCCCGGAACATTTTTGGGTTCAGAAGGTGGAGGCAAGGGATTTATTCGTATTGCGCTTGTTTATGAAAGTCATATTATGCAAAAAGCTCTCATAAAATTAAAAGATTTTTATTTAAAATATATTCAAAATTTTAAGAAGAATTAG
- a CDS encoding (Fe-S)-binding protein, whose amino-acid sequence MRVYFFATCLGSSIFSDTCINAVKLLQYGGAEVIFKQDQTCCGQPGFNSGYYEESKKIALFNIELFDKPYPIIVPSGSCAGMMKHDYIEMFSNTPYKQKAIDFAQRVYEASEFLVDVLKISYQDFGKPTNITWHSNCHALRVAKCIPQAKQLLKELKNITLKELEFEEQCCGFGGTFCIKEPEISSAMVNEKISDIQKQQVEYLISADAGCLMNISGAMKKQGIPIKTMHLYDFLIERTRI is encoded by the coding sequence ATGAGGGTTTATTTTTTTGCAACCTGTCTTGGTTCAAGTATATTTTCAGATACCTGTATCAATGCAGTGAAATTGCTTCAATATGGCGGAGCAGAAGTTATTTTCAAACAAGATCAAACATGTTGTGGTCAACCCGGTTTTAATTCAGGCTATTATGAAGAATCCAAAAAAATTGCCCTTTTCAATATAGAATTATTTGATAAACCTTACCCGATTATTGTCCCTAGCGGTAGTTGCGCAGGAATGATGAAGCACGATTATATTGAGATGTTTTCTAATACTCCTTACAAACAAAAAGCCATAGATTTTGCCCAACGTGTTTATGAAGCAAGTGAGTTCTTAGTAGATGTATTAAAGATTTCCTATCAAGATTTTGGCAAGCCCACAAACATTACATGGCATAGCAATTGTCATGCCTTAAGAGTGGCTAAATGTATTCCTCAAGCCAAACAACTTTTAAAAGAACTAAAAAATATTACCTTAAAAGAATTGGAATTTGAAGAACAATGTTGTGGGTTTGGAGGAACATTTTGTATCAAGGAACCTGAAATTTCCAGCGCTATGGTCAATGAAAAAATATCTGATATACAAAAGCAACAAGTGGAATATCTCATCAGCGCAGATGCCGGGTGTTTGATGAATATTTCCGGAGCGATGAAAAAACAAGGTATTCCCATTAAAACCATGCATCTTTATGATTTTCTCATAGAACGCACAAGGATATAA
- a CDS encoding lactate utilization protein C — translation MSTKEFILKDVQVALEKNKITTNNRRYHDPYNDNFENMIAQYKSLQTANLADVYESDENNIQKDILKILLQYHAKKIIWTQDIIYEKPQGFEIIQYDKPIEEIRSELFSADTGIIKAKCAIANIGVLVLSTTQDSPRLASLLPMNCIVLLDKKTIFPNMPEVFDYLQKQGLPTNILLIAGASRTADIEGLTIFGVHGPQKVSIILY, via the coding sequence ATGAGCACTAAAGAGTTCATCTTAAAAGATGTCCAAGTCGCATTAGAAAAAAATAAAATTACAACCAACAACCGGCGCTATCATGATCCTTATAATGATAATTTTGAAAACATGATTGCTCAATATAAAAGCCTTCAAACAGCTAATCTTGCAGATGTTTATGAGAGCGATGAAAATAATATCCAAAAAGATATATTAAAAATACTTCTTCAATACCATGCCAAAAAAATCATTTGGACTCAAGATATTATCTATGAAAAACCTCAAGGTTTTGAAATTATTCAATACGATAAACCTATTGAAGAAATACGATCAGAACTCTTTAGTGCAGATACAGGTATCATCAAAGCAAAATGTGCTATTGCAAATATTGGCGTGCTAGTTTTGAGTACCACACAAGATTCTCCCAGACTTGCTTCGCTTTTGCCTATGAATTGCATCGTTTTGTTAGACAAAAAAACAATTTTTCCAAATATGCCTGAAGTTTTTGATTATCTTCAAAAACAAGGATTGCCCACCAATATTCTTTTGATCGCAGGGGCATCAAGGACGGCAGATATTGAGGGTTTGACTATTTTTGGAGTACATGGACCTCAAAAAGTAAGTATT